From Methylomonas sp. EFPC3, a single genomic window includes:
- a CDS encoding pseudouridine synthase: protein MRLNNPLIEIYRDAWLLAVHKPAGLLVHRSPIDKHETEFALQYARALNGGEHVYPVHRLDRPTSGLLVFARDPQTASSLGKALMAGDVCKTYQAMVRGWTPEHGLIDHPLRDEPEDRRRKSEPQAEREARTRYRRLATTEIPVAIEGHATSRYSLVELYPETGRKHQLRRHMKHINHPIIGDANHGRGRHNRYFAERFGQSRLMLAATEMVFAHPATGERLHLQAELEDSFLQVLSVFAG from the coding sequence GTGCGGTTAAACAATCCTCTCATCGAAATTTACCGCGACGCGTGGTTGCTGGCGGTGCACAAGCCGGCCGGCTTGCTGGTGCACCGCAGCCCGATCGACAAGCACGAAACCGAATTTGCCCTGCAATACGCGCGGGCCTTGAACGGCGGCGAACACGTCTACCCGGTGCACCGGCTGGACCGACCCACTTCCGGCTTGCTGGTGTTCGCCCGCGACCCGCAAACCGCCAGTAGCCTGGGCAAGGCGCTGATGGCCGGCGACGTGTGCAAAACCTACCAGGCCATGGTCCGCGGCTGGACGCCGGAACACGGCCTGATCGACCATCCGTTACGCGACGAACCGGAAGACCGCCGCCGGAAAAGCGAGCCGCAAGCGGAACGCGAGGCCCGCACCCGCTACCGGCGGCTGGCGACAACGGAAATCCCGGTCGCTATCGAAGGCCACGCCACCAGCCGCTACAGCCTGGTCGAGCTCTACCCGGAAACCGGCCGCAAACACCAATTGCGCCGGCACATGAAGCACATCAACCACCCGATCATCGGCGACGCCAATCACGGCCGCGGCCGCCACAACCGTTATTTTGCCGAGCGTTTCGGCCAGAGCCGTTTGATGCTGGCCGCGACCGAGATGGTTTTTGCGCATCCGGCGACCGGTGAGAGGTTACATTTGCAGGCGGAATTGGAGGACAGTTTTTTGCAGGTGTTGTCGGTGTTTGCGGGGTAG
- a CDS encoding Uma2 family endonuclease, with protein MAVAEKLKLSCTEYLQGEEAAAVKHEYLDGEVWAMVGASDAHVSIAMNLAFLLKQALKQSPCRAYISDMKVNVAAANAFFYPDVLVSCNPKDRDNRLFKQHPVFIAEVLSPSTEAFDRGAKFAAYRQLDSLQSYWLIDSRTQAIDCFRRTADNAWLLHSHTGPGDKLAIPELNLELDFAEIYADVALDSEQPLTATLG; from the coding sequence ATGGCAGTTGCCGAAAAGTTGAAGTTGAGCTGCACAGAGTATCTGCAAGGCGAAGAGGCCGCGGCGGTAAAACACGAATATTTGGACGGCGAGGTCTGGGCCATGGTCGGCGCCAGCGATGCGCATGTTTCCATTGCTATGAACCTGGCCTTTCTACTGAAACAAGCGCTGAAACAGTCGCCTTGCCGGGCCTATATTTCCGACATGAAAGTCAACGTCGCTGCGGCCAACGCCTTCTTTTACCCGGACGTACTGGTGAGTTGCAATCCCAAAGACCGGGACAACCGTTTGTTCAAACAACACCCGGTATTCATCGCCGAGGTATTGTCGCCCTCCACCGAAGCTTTCGACCGCGGCGCCAAGTTTGCCGCTTACCGCCAACTCGACAGCCTGCAGAGCTATTGGTTGATCGACAGCCGGACTCAGGCCATCGATTGCTTCAGGCGCACCGCAGACAACGCCTGGCTGTTGCACAGCCATACCGGACCTGGCGATAAACTGGCAATTCCGGAGCTGAATTTGGAACTGGATTTTGCCGAAATATACGCCGACGTCGCGCTGGATTCCGAGCAGCCGCTGACGGCAACCCTCGGTTAA
- a CDS encoding type II toxin-antitoxin system VapC family toxin: MIAFDTNLLVRAVVDDHPEQVALVRELIASDLIFVSRTVLLETEWVLRARYKKSRDQLIAFFSALLDVDNAVIEDAEAVENALEWYAQGADFADALHLAACGKAVMYTFDRNFCKAARDAGLAPEVRVLGN, translated from the coding sequence ATGATTGCTTTTGACACCAATCTGTTGGTGCGGGCGGTGGTGGACGACCATCCGGAACAAGTTGCCTTGGTTCGGGAATTGATTGCCAGCGACCTGATCTTTGTTTCGCGCACCGTGCTGCTGGAAACCGAATGGGTGTTACGCGCCCGATATAAAAAATCCCGCGACCAACTGATCGCTTTTTTCTCGGCATTATTGGACGTGGACAACGCCGTGATCGAGGATGCGGAAGCCGTCGAAAATGCGCTGGAATGGTACGCGCAAGGCGCCGATTTCGCGGATGCCTTGCATCTGGCGGCATGCGGTAAAGCCGTCATGTATACCTTTGACCGCAATTTTTGCAAAGCGGCCAGGGATGCAGGATTGGCACCGGAAGTGCGGGTTTTAGGAAATTAA
- the mscL gene encoding large conductance mechanosensitive channel protein MscL, translating into MKTLEEFKKFILKGNVVDLSTGVIIGAAFTGIVTAFTKGIVEPILALAGGGPQPKLTIPIMEKMVEVTEKNAAGESVTHMVNKLIELDLGGIIGAVVSFLITAAVVFFVIVKPMNKLVEMSNRNAPAEPTPEPVIPEDVKLLTEIRDLLKK; encoded by the coding sequence GTGAAAACATTAGAAGAATTCAAAAAATTTATCTTGAAAGGCAACGTGGTTGATTTATCGACCGGTGTGATTATCGGCGCCGCATTTACCGGCATCGTAACGGCGTTTACCAAAGGTATCGTCGAACCTATCCTGGCATTGGCCGGCGGCGGCCCGCAACCGAAATTGACGATTCCGATTATGGAAAAAATGGTGGAAGTGACCGAAAAAAATGCCGCCGGAGAAAGTGTAACCCATATGGTCAACAAATTGATCGAGTTGGACCTGGGCGGGATTATCGGCGCTGTGGTCAGTTTCCTGATCACCGCGGCAGTGGTGTTTTTCGTGATCGTTAAACCGATGAACAAGTTGGTGGAAATGTCCAACCGCAACGCGCCAGCAGAACCAACTCCGGAACCGGTCATTCCCGAAGACGTTAAATTGCTGACCGAAATCCGCGATTTGCTGAAAAAATAA
- a CDS encoding AbrB/MazE/SpoVT family DNA-binding domain-containing protein — translation MSTATITLSSKGQVVIPKQIRDELHWEAGTELTLIANASGVTLKAVEKKSGRNLADLIGMLKHDGPPLSTDALCQPVELNAEDGADAP, via the coding sequence GTGTCTACCGCCACAATTACCCTATCCAGCAAAGGACAGGTTGTTATACCCAAGCAAATTCGCGACGAATTACATTGGGAAGCCGGCACGGAACTTACTCTGATTGCCAATGCATCCGGCGTTACGCTAAAAGCGGTGGAGAAAAAATCCGGCCGCAATTTGGCGGATTTGATCGGCATGCTCAAGCATGACGGACCACCGCTATCCACAGATGCCTTGTGTCAGCCGGTGGAGCTCAATGCAGAAGACGGTGCGGATGCTCCATGA